Proteins encoded by one window of Streptomyces clavuligerus:
- a CDS encoding ATP-binding protein: MRHRPALERFPVQSIGAFTPWRGAKEVSGVALVVAQNVPTSSSMAVPHGPAGVGEARHRMRAELRGRGVPDAVVDDAVLVLSELLSNACRYARPLGRTERNEGDRGAVRAAWRVDGAARLTIEVTDGGGPTRPVPATPSVTARGGRGLNIISALAQSWGVRDDSAAGEVTVWAVLRARPRHDDFATRVTSSGYEGYNTGYDLMEVYDELG; encoded by the coding sequence GTGCGTCACCGGCCCGCGCTCGAACGGTTTCCGGTCCAGTCCATTGGGGCATTCACACCGTGGCGTGGGGCAAAGGAGGTCTCGGGGGTGGCGTTGGTGGTGGCACAGAATGTGCCCACGTCGTCGAGCATGGCCGTACCCCATGGCCCTGCGGGCGTGGGAGAGGCACGGCACCGGATGCGCGCGGAGCTGCGCGGCCGGGGCGTGCCCGACGCGGTGGTGGACGACGCAGTCCTGGTGCTCTCGGAGCTGCTCAGCAATGCCTGCCGGTATGCCAGGCCGCTGGGGCGCACGGAGCGGAACGAAGGAGACAGAGGAGCCGTACGCGCGGCCTGGCGGGTCGACGGAGCGGCGCGGCTGACGATCGAGGTGACGGACGGCGGCGGTCCCACCCGCCCGGTACCGGCCACACCGTCGGTCACCGCCCGCGGCGGCCGGGGGCTCAACATCATCAGTGCGCTGGCACAGTCCTGGGGCGTACGGGACGACAGTGCGGCGGGTGAGGTCACCGTATGGGCGGTTCTGCGGGCGAGGCCCCGTCACGACGATTTCGCTACGCGCGTCACATCCTCCGGTTACGAGGGCTACAACACCGGCTACGACCTCATGGAGGTCTACGACGAGCTCGGCTGA
- a CDS encoding DUF5926 family protein — translation MAKKRPQTKASNARTRERAAGAHEPVPVVGAREPCPCGSGRRYKACHGRAAAHAVTELVHRPFEGLAGECDWVALRELVPAATVRLTLAGGLPDGVPSVTLATVLPMAWPALRREDGSVLLGLQNDTSSGDLSRDLADTLSRALTAEPGSPVAGERVSGDGPRLQDLLDPDAVFAPEVHSGFEFWLPETAGEAASPEVAASLERANSAAIPTAKLAGVDAAYWCETPEKNHLRWVMPHPEEELLDALARLHAADASSLGEGTRLVGSFRAHGLMVPVWDLPVGMGAEECEKPAAEFAERLADALAKDVPLTAGERRARGGLTNRQITLS, via the coding sequence ATGGCCAAGAAGCGCCCCCAGACCAAGGCATCGAACGCCCGGACCAGGGAACGGGCCGCCGGTGCCCATGAGCCCGTGCCCGTGGTCGGGGCCCGGGAGCCCTGCCCCTGCGGGTCGGGCCGCCGCTACAAGGCGTGCCACGGTCGCGCCGCCGCGCACGCCGTGACCGAGCTGGTCCACCGGCCCTTCGAGGGGCTGGCGGGCGAGTGCGACTGGGTCGCGCTGCGCGAGCTGGTACCCGCCGCGACCGTACGGCTCACCCTCGCGGGCGGGCTGCCCGACGGCGTGCCGTCGGTGACGCTCGCGACGGTCCTGCCGATGGCCTGGCCCGCCCTGCGCCGGGAGGACGGCTCCGTGCTGCTCGGTCTCCAGAACGACACCTCGTCCGGCGACCTCAGCCGTGATCTCGCGGACACCCTGAGCCGTGCGCTGACGGCGGAGCCCGGCAGCCCGGTGGCGGGGGAGCGGGTCTCCGGCGACGGCCCCCGGCTCCAGGACCTGCTGGACCCGGACGCCGTGTTCGCCCCGGAGGTCCACTCCGGCTTCGAGTTCTGGCTCCCGGAGACCGCGGGGGAGGCCGCGTCGCCGGAGGTCGCGGCCTCCCTGGAACGGGCGAACTCCGCCGCGATCCCCACCGCGAAGCTCGCCGGGGTGGACGCCGCGTACTGGTGCGAGACCCCGGAGAAGAACCATCTGCGCTGGGTCATGCCCCACCCGGAGGAGGAGCTCCTCGACGCGCTGGCCCGGCTGCACGCCGCCGATGCGAGCTCCCTCGGCGAGGGCACCCGGCTCGTCGGCTCCTTCCGGGCGCACGGCCTGATGGTCCCCGTCTGGGACCTGCCTGTCGGCATGGGCGCCGAGGAGTGCGAGAAGCCCGCGGCCGAGTTCGCGGAGCGGCTCGCCGATGCTCTTGCGAAGGACGTTCCGCTTACGGCCGGGGAACGTCGCGCGCGCGGCGGGCTGACCAACCGTCAGATCACCCTGAGCTGA
- a CDS encoding NUDIX domain-containing protein produces MARTEFYDDPEAPEPNSMVVAASAVVTDERGRILLQRRRDNDLWALPGGGMDLTDSLPGTAVREVREETGLEVEITGLVGTYTDPKHIIAYTDGEVRRQFNVCFTARITGGQLAISDESTELRFVSPEELDELPMHPTQRLRIGHFLEGRERPYLG; encoded by the coding sequence GTGGCGCGGACCGAGTTCTACGACGACCCCGAGGCGCCCGAGCCGAACAGCATGGTCGTCGCGGCCTCAGCCGTGGTCACCGACGAGCGGGGGCGGATTCTGCTCCAGCGGCGGCGGGACAACGATCTGTGGGCGCTGCCCGGGGGCGGGATGGATCTGACCGACTCCCTGCCAGGGACGGCGGTCCGGGAGGTACGAGAGGAAACCGGCCTGGAGGTGGAGATCACGGGTCTGGTCGGCACGTACACCGACCCGAAGCACATCATCGCGTATACGGACGGCGAGGTACGGCGACAGTTCAACGTCTGTTTCACCGCGCGGATCACCGGTGGGCAGCTTGCGATCTCGGACGAGTCGACGGAGCTTCGATTTGTCTCTCCGGAGGAACTGGACGAGTTGCCCATGCACCCGACCCAGCGGCTCAGGATCGGACACTTCCTGGAGGGCCGGGAGCGGCCGTATCTCGGCTGA
- a CDS encoding S1C family serine protease, which translates to MSTENEGTEGIAQPAAPSAPPVPAAAPDGAPAAPQPMAHAPAPAGQGPAAGQAPYPVPGQSPSGEIPPGQIPSGEVPPPQQPVPGHPGAPGHPQGGTGWPPPPPTLPVYGGGGAYGGGEPVWGAPVPAPAPRRRSGVLIAAVLISALVAGGVGGGLGYWQANRSDSTSSTTVAAAELPKDLKREPGTVSAVAAQALPSVVTIQAASASARTDGGFGEPGGRAPGGGGTGTGFVYDKEGHILTNNHVVASAADGGTLSVTFSDNKSFEAEVVGRAEGYDVAVLKLKSAPSGLAPLPLGNSDRVAVGDSTIAIGAPFGLSNTVTTGIISAKSRPVASGDGSGAGNQSYMSALQTDASINPGNSGGPLLDARGAVIGINSAIQSTAGPGQSQAGSIGLGFAIPINQAKNVAEQLIKTGEPVYPVIGATVNMVDKGTGAEITSQGVDGTAIVPNGPADKAGLEENDVITRFNDKPIDSGPALIGEIWNHKPGDKVKLTYERDGKQKTVDITLGQRTGDNRS; encoded by the coding sequence GTGAGCACCGAGAACGAGGGCACTGAGGGGATCGCGCAGCCAGCCGCCCCGTCGGCACCTCCTGTGCCGGCAGCGGCTCCCGACGGCGCACCGGCCGCCCCTCAGCCGATGGCGCACGCTCCGGCACCCGCGGGTCAGGGCCCCGCGGCGGGTCAGGCCCCGTACCCGGTGCCGGGGCAGAGCCCGTCGGGTGAGATCCCTCCCGGTCAGATCCCTTCCGGCGAGGTGCCGCCGCCGCAGCAGCCGGTTCCCGGGCATCCGGGTGCCCCCGGCCATCCGCAGGGCGGCACCGGCTGGCCCCCGCCGCCGCCCACGCTCCCCGTGTACGGCGGCGGCGGTGCGTACGGCGGCGGTGAACCGGTCTGGGGCGCTCCGGTCCCGGCCCCGGCACCCCGGCGGCGCTCCGGCGTCCTCATCGCCGCGGTGCTGATCTCCGCCCTGGTGGCGGGCGGTGTCGGCGGCGGCCTCGGCTACTGGCAGGCCAACCGCAGCGACAGCACCAGCTCGACGACGGTGGCCGCCGCCGAGCTGCCCAAGGACCTCAAGCGGGAGCCGGGCACGGTCTCGGCCGTCGCGGCGCAGGCCCTGCCGAGTGTCGTCACCATCCAGGCGGCCTCCGCCTCCGCCCGGACCGACGGCGGCTTCGGCGAGCCGGGCGGCCGGGCCCCGGGGGGCGGTGGCACCGGCACCGGCTTCGTCTACGACAAGGAAGGCCACATCCTCACCAACAACCATGTGGTGGCCTCCGCCGCGGACGGCGGCACGCTGTCGGTGACCTTCTCCGACAACAAGTCGTTCGAGGCCGAGGTCGTCGGCCGGGCCGAGGGCTACGACGTCGCCGTCCTCAAGCTGAAGAGCGCCCCCTCCGGGCTGGCCCCGCTGCCCCTCGGCAACTCGGACCGGGTGGCCGTGGGCGACTCGACGATCGCGATCGGCGCCCCGTTCGGCCTCTCGAACACGGTCACCACCGGCATCATCAGCGCCAAGAGCCGCCCGGTGGCCTCCGGCGACGGCTCCGGCGCGGGCAACCAGTCCTATATGAGCGCCCTCCAGACCGACGCCTCGATCAACCCGGGCAACTCCGGCGGCCCGCTGCTCGACGCCCGCGGCGCCGTGATCGGCATCAACTCCGCCATCCAGTCCACGGCCGGTCCGGGCCAGTCCCAGGCGGGCTCCATCGGCCTGGGCTTCGCCATCCCGATCAACCAGGCGAAGAACGTCGCCGAGCAGCTGATCAAGACCGGCGAGCCCGTCTACCCGGTGATCGGCGCCACGGTCAACATGGTCGACAAGGGCACCGGCGCCGAGATCACCTCCCAGGGCGTCGACGGCACGGCCATCGTCCCGAACGGCCCGGCCGACAAGGCCGGCCTGGAGGAGAACGACGTCATCACCCGCTTCAACGACAAGCCGATCGACAGCGGCCCCGCCCTGATCGGCGAGATCTGGAACCACAAGCCCGGCGACAAGGTGAAGCTCACCTACGAACGCGACGGCAAGCAGAAGACGGTGGACATCACCCTCGGCCAGCGCACCGGCGACAACCGCTCCTGA
- a CDS encoding glycerophosphodiester phosphodiesterase yields the protein MTQARQHHIQVVAHRGASEDAPEHTLAAYMRAIEDGADALECDVRLTSDGHLVCVHDRRVNRTSNGRGAVSALELADLATLDFGTWKGREDATEVPDRTDPALTAVLTLERLLELVADSGRRIELAIETKHPTRWAGRVEERLVALLDRFGLAAPSSAGESTVRIMSFSARSLHRIAAAAPTVPTVYLMQFASPWLRDGRLPAGARIAGPGIRLVRNQPGLVDRLHRAGHQVHVWTVNEPEDVELCARLGVDAIITNRPRQVLSQLGRG from the coding sequence GTGACTCAAGCACGGCAGCACCACATCCAGGTCGTCGCCCACCGGGGAGCCTCGGAGGACGCCCCCGAGCACACCCTCGCCGCGTACATGAGGGCGATCGAGGACGGCGCCGACGCGCTCGAATGCGATGTCCGGCTCACCTCCGACGGCCATCTCGTCTGCGTCCACGACCGCCGGGTCAACCGCACCTCCAACGGCCGGGGCGCCGTCTCCGCCCTGGAGCTGGCGGATCTCGCCACCCTGGACTTCGGCACCTGGAAGGGGCGCGAGGACGCCACCGAGGTCCCCGACCGCACGGACCCCGCGCTCACCGCCGTCCTCACCCTGGAACGGCTCCTCGAACTCGTCGCCGACTCGGGCCGCCGGATCGAACTCGCCATCGAGACCAAGCACCCCACCCGCTGGGCGGGCCGGGTCGAGGAGCGCCTGGTCGCGCTGCTCGACCGCTTCGGGCTCGCCGCGCCGTCGTCGGCCGGGGAGTCCACCGTACGGATCATGAGCTTCTCGGCCCGTTCGCTGCACCGGATCGCGGCGGCGGCGCCCACCGTGCCGACCGTCTATCTGATGCAGTTCGCGAGCCCCTGGCTGCGGGACGGGCGGCTGCCCGCGGGGGCGCGGATCGCCGGGCCCGGCATCCGTCTCGTCCGCAATCAGCCGGGGCTCGTCGACCGGCTGCACCGGGCGGGCCACCAGGTCCATGTCTGGACGGTGAACGAGCCCGAGGACGTCGAGCTCTGCGCCCGGCTGGGAGTGGACGCGATCATCACGAATCGCCCCCGGCAAGTCCTCTCCCAACTGGGTCGCGGATAA